The Sesamum indicum cultivar Zhongzhi No. 13 linkage group LG2, S_indicum_v1.0, whole genome shotgun sequence genome contains a region encoding:
- the LOC105174656 gene encoding GDSL esterase/lipase At1g71250, with protein MDTGAVGKWFWLVIMMMSLMGVLTVMCSSTSGDGDGVGANNKAAAAQATALFVFGDSLVDNGNNNFLNSIAKSNYYPYGVDSNRGPTGRFSNGDTFVDYLGAWLGIAAPPPFSDPSTTGTRILGGVNYASAAAGILDETGQHYGERYSLSQQVLNFESTLSQLRTMISGANLSKYLSKAIAILVFGSNDYINNYLLPAMYPSSFNYNPSQFANLLLNHYARQLVALYSLGLRKFVVAGTGPLGCIPNVLATGQAPPGRCVDYVNQILGPFNQGLLSLVNIMNNGTHPGSMFVYGNTYGAIGDILNNPERYGFKVVDRGCCGIGRNQGVITCMPWVPPCSNRNQYVFWDAFHPTQAVDAILAHRAYAGPPTDVHPINVQQLALINFS; from the exons ATGGATACCGGAGCAGTAGGAAAATGGTTTTGGTTGGTGATTATGATGATGAGTTTGATGGGTGTCCTTACAGTCATGTGTTCGTCCACGTCCGGTGATGGTGATGGTGTTGGGGCTAATAAtaaagcagcagcagcacaGGCGACAGCACTGTTCGTGTTTGGTGATTCCTTAGTAGATAACGGGAATAACAATTTCCTAAATTCAATtgcaaaatcaaattactACCCGTATGGTGTGGATTCCAACAGAGGCCCAACCGGCAGATTCTCCAATGGAGATACTTTTGTCGATTACCTTG GAGCATGGTTGGGTATTGCAGCTCCTCCTCCCTTTTCAGATCCATCCACAACTGGAACTAGAATTCTCGGAGGAGTCAACTATGCCTCCGCTGCTGCTGGCATCCTTGACGAAACTGGCCAACACTAT ggTGAAAGGTACTCTTTGAGTCAACAAGTTCTGAATTTTGAAAGCACGCTGAGTCAACTGAGGACGATGATAAGCGGAGCTAACTTGAGCAAGTACCTTTCAAAAGCCATCGCAATTCTGGTATTTGGGAGCAATGACTACATCAACAACTATCTATTGCCTGCCATGTACCCCTCCAGCTTCAATTACAATCCTTCCCAGTTTGCCAACCTTCTTCTCAACCACTACGCACGACAACTCGTCGCCCTCTACAGTCTTGGGCTTCGCAAATTTGTGGTTGCGGGAACCGGGCCTCTGGGATGCATCCCGAACGTGCTGGCGACGGGGCAAGCCCCTCCAGGAAGATGCGTCGACTATGTCAACCAAATTCTAGGCCCCTTCAACCAAGGCCTGCTATCACTTGTTAATATTATGAACAACGGCACCCATCCAGGTTCCATGTTCGTCTACGGCAACACTTACGGTGCAATTGGGGACATTCTGAACAATCCAGAGAGATACGGGTTCAAGGTGGTTGACAGAGGATGTTGTGGGATAGGGAGGAATCAGGGTGTGATAACCTGCATGCCCTGGGTTCCTCCATGTTCCAACAGGAATCAGTATGTCTTCTGGGATGCCTTCCATCCCACCCAAGCTGTTGATGCTATTCTTGCTCACAGGGCTTATGCCGGTCCTCCCACTGACGTCCATCCCATCAACGTTCAACAATTGGCTCTTATTAATTTCTCCTGA
- the LOC105174647 gene encoding protein NRT1/ PTR FAMILY 4.4 has product MDREERGGDSKGSSDQSLQTSVDWRGRPCKPNTHGGMTAALFILGLQAFEMMAIAGVGNNLITYVFNEMHFPLSKSANTVTNFVGTVFLLSLFGGFLSDSYLGSFWTMLIFGFVELSGFVLLSIQAHVAELRPPKCSMGSPRGGCEEAKGYKAWIFYGALYLVALGSGCLKPNIISHGADQFPKHDSKQSKKLSTFFNSAYFAFCTGELLALTLLVWVQTHSGMDVGFGVSAAAMAVGLICLISGSLIYRNSPPRGSIFTPIAQVFVAAISKRKQICPSNSEMLHRSEMLDPQNPSRTISNNVTLIHTEKFRFLDKACIKTENGGNEMRESSWRLCSVSQVEQVKILVSVVPIFACTIIFNTISAQLQTFSVQQGTSMNTNLTPNFRIPPASLQSIPYMMLIFVVPLYETAFVPLARRITGNDSGITPLQRVGIGLFIATFSMVSAAIIEHKRRNSALKLNERLSILWIAPQFLIFGVSEMFTAVGLIEFFYKQSIQGMPSFLTAMTYCSYSFGFYLSSLLVSLVNKVTSSSWGGGWLSENDLNKDRLDLFYWLLAALSLINFFNYLFWSRWYSCNPSVLPTPPRLQPSHELELDDKQNSITTTTATAAALNYNSRNVN; this is encoded by the exons ATGGATAGGGAAGAGAGAGGAGGGGATTCCAAAGGATCATCAGATCAATCTCTTCAAACCTCTGTTGATTGGAGAGGGAGACCTTGCAAACCTAATACACATGGTGGAATGACTGctgctcttttcattttag GACTTCAAGCGTTCGAGATGATGGCAATTGCTGGTGTTGGGAATAACCTGATAACCTATGTGTTCAATGAGATGCACTTTCCTTTGTCAAAGTCGGCAAACACGGTCACAAACTTTGTTGGCACTGTGTTTCTGCTATCCCTCTTCGGTGGCTTCCTCTCCGATTCTTATCTCGGGAGCTTCTGGACCATGCTCATCTTTGGATTCGTCGAGCTCTCA GGATTCGTATTACTGTCGATTCAAGCCCATGTTGCGGAACTTCGGCCTCCAAAGTGCAGCATGGGTAGTCCAAGGGGTGGTTGCGAGGAAGCGAAAGGTTACAAGGCCTGGATATTCTATGGGGCGCTCTACCTGGTGGCTTTGGGGAGCGGGTGTTTGAAGCCCAACATTATTTCTCATGGAGCAGATCAGTTCCCAAAGCACGACTCGAAGCAATCCAAGAAGCTCTCCACTTTCTTCAACTCCGCATATTTCGCTTTCTGCACCGGTGAGCTTCTCGCCCTCACTCTTCTCGTGTGGGTTCAAACCCATTCTGGCATGGATGTCGGCTTCGGAGTTTCTGCGGCTGCCATGGCTGTCGGCTTAATTTGCTTGATTTCCGGATCCCTCATTTACAGAAATAGCCCACCCCGTGGAAGTATATTCACACCAATTGCGCAg GTTTTCGTAGCAGCAATTTCAAAGAGAAAGCAAATCTGCCCGTCAAATTCGGAGATGCTGCATCGAAGCGAGATGTTAGACCCTCAAAATCCATCTAGGACGATATCTAACAATGTCACGCTAATTCACACTGAAAAGTTCAG GTTCCTCGATAAAGCCTGCATCAAAACCGAAAACGGCGGGAATGAGATGAGGGAAAGTTCATGGAGGCTGTGCAGTGTGTCACAAGTGGAGCAAGTTAAAATACTTGTATCTGTGGTGCCAATATTTGCTTGCACAATCATCTTCAACACCATATCGGCTCAGCTCCAAACATTCTCGGTCCAACAGGGAACTTCCATGAACACCAACCTCACTCCTAATTTCCGAATCCCACCTGCCTCTCTCCAGTCTATACCCTACATGATGCTCATCTTTGTGGTTCCCCTTTATGAGACTGCTTTTGTACCTCTTGCCAGGCGAATCACAGGAAATGACTCGGGAATCACCCCTCTCCAAAGAGTTGGGATAGGCCTTTTCATCGCCACTTTCTCTATGGTTTCAGCTGCAATCATCGAGCACAAGAGGAGAAACTCCGCCTTGAAGTTGAATGAAAGGCTTTCCATCTTGTGGATAGCTCCACAGTTTCTGATATTTGGGGTCTCGGAGATGTTCACAGCAGTGGGGCTCATCGAATTCttttataaacaatcaatacaAGGGATGCCGTCCTTCCTGACTGCCATGACTTACTGTTCGTATTCATTTGGATTTTATCTGAGCTCCCTTTTGGTTTCTTTGGTGAACAAGGTTACTTCAAGCAGTTGGGGAGGTGGTTGGCTGAGTGAGAATGACCTGAACAAGGATAGGCTTGACCTGTTTTATTGGTTGCTAGCTGCACTCAGCCTCATCAACTTCTTCAATTACCTTTTCTGGTCCAGGTGGTATTCTTGCAATCCATCTGTATTACCTACTCCACCACGCCTGCAGCCTTCTCATGAATTAGAGTTAGACGACAAACAAAATTCCATTACTACTACTACTGCTACTGCTGCTGCTTTAAACTATAATAGCAGAAACGTAAACTAG
- the LOC105174667 gene encoding DNA repair RAD52-like protein 1, mitochondrial isoform X1 produces the protein MAGGTSLSKFAKSYCLRLHRSHFSAKPFSSSSSSSSSSSPRNTSNSTKLQQETNLGLEDDVPVSGISRPLSHILKELNKKVPESLLRLRTEPTGVSVKYIPCVGKGNVMLLSTSILCRHIVNRIMNLHAPEWSGEVRSITYSADGKSVSVVYRVTLYGTDAEIFRESTGTASISEPGYGDPVQKAEAMAFRRACARFGLGLHLYHEDVE, from the exons ATGGCAGGCGGTACTTCCTTATCAAAATTTGCTAAAAGTTATTGTTTGCGGTTGCACCGTAGTCATTTCTCTGCCAAACccttctcctcttcttcttcttcttcttcctcctcctctcctCGTAACACCAGTAACAGTACTAAACTGCAGCAAGAAACAAATCTTGGACTTGAAGATGACGTCCCCGTCTCGGGAATAAGCAGACCTCTTTCCCACATTCTCAAAGAATTGAACAAGAAAGTGCCGGAATCCCTCCTCAGGCTCCGCACGGAACCTACTGGCGTCTCCGTCAAATACATCCCCTG TGTGGGAAAGGGCAATGTCATGCTACTATCAACTTCTATTCTTTGCAGGCACATAGTTAATCGGATAATGAACCTACATGCACCAG AATGGTCTGGTGAAGTCCGCAGCATAACTTATTCAGCTGATGGGAAATCTGTATCTGTTGTTTATCGTGTAACACTTTATGGGACTGATGCAGAG ATCTTTCGGGAATCAACAGGGACTGCTTCAATTAGTGAGCCAGGGTACGGGGATCCTGTGCAGAAGGCAGAAGCAATGGCATTTCGTCGAGCTTGTGCTCGCTTCGGGCTTGGACTGCATCTTTATCATGAAGACGTGGAATAG
- the LOC105174667 gene encoding DNA repair RAD52-like protein 1, mitochondrial isoform X2 has protein sequence MAGGTSLSKFAKSYCLRLHRSHFSAKPFSSSSSSSSSSSPRNTSNSTKLQQETNLGLEDDVPVSGISRPLSHILKELNKKVPESLLRLRTEPTGVSVKYIPWHIVNRIMNLHAPEWSGEVRSITYSADGKSVSVVYRVTLYGTDAEIFRESTGTASISEPGYGDPVQKAEAMAFRRACARFGLGLHLYHEDVE, from the exons ATGGCAGGCGGTACTTCCTTATCAAAATTTGCTAAAAGTTATTGTTTGCGGTTGCACCGTAGTCATTTCTCTGCCAAACccttctcctcttcttcttcttcttcttcctcctcctctcctCGTAACACCAGTAACAGTACTAAACTGCAGCAAGAAACAAATCTTGGACTTGAAGATGACGTCCCCGTCTCGGGAATAAGCAGACCTCTTTCCCACATTCTCAAAGAATTGAACAAGAAAGTGCCGGAATCCCTCCTCAGGCTCCGCACGGAACCTACTGGCGTCTCCGTCAAATACATCCCCTG GCACATAGTTAATCGGATAATGAACCTACATGCACCAG AATGGTCTGGTGAAGTCCGCAGCATAACTTATTCAGCTGATGGGAAATCTGTATCTGTTGTTTATCGTGTAACACTTTATGGGACTGATGCAGAG ATCTTTCGGGAATCAACAGGGACTGCTTCAATTAGTGAGCCAGGGTACGGGGATCCTGTGCAGAAGGCAGAAGCAATGGCATTTCGTCGAGCTTGTGCTCGCTTCGGGCTTGGACTGCATCTTTATCATGAAGACGTGGAATAG